One part of the Perognathus longimembris pacificus isolate PPM17 chromosome 10, ASM2315922v1, whole genome shotgun sequence genome encodes these proteins:
- the Ctcf gene encoding transcriptional repressor CTCF: protein MEGEAVEAIVEESETFIKGKERKTYQRRREGGQEEDACHLPQNQTDGGEVVQDVNSSVQMVMMEQLDPTLLQMKTEVMEGTVAPEAEAAVDDTQIITLQVVNMEEQPINIGELQLVQVPVPVTVPVATTSVEELQGAYENEVSKEGLAESEPMICHTLPLPEGFQVVKVGANGEVETLEQGELPPQEDPSWQKDPDYQPPAKKTKKTKKSKLRYTEEGKDVDVSVYDFEEEQQEGLLSEVNAEKVVGNMKPPKPTKIKKKGVKKTFQCELCSYTCPRRSNLDRHMKSHTDERPHKCHLCGRAFRTVTLLRNHLNTHTGTRPHKCPDCDMAFVTSGELVRHRRYKHTHEKPFKCSMCDYASVEVSKLKRHIRSHTGERPFQCSLCSYASRDTYKLKRHMRTHSGEKPYECYICHARFTQSGTMKMHILQKHTENVAKFHCPHCDTVIARKSDLGVHLRKQHSYIEQGKKCRYCDAVFHERYALIQHQKSHKNEKRFKCDQCDYACRQERHMIMHKRTHTGEKPYACSHCDKTFRQKQLLDMHFKRYHDPNFVPAAFVCSKCGKTFTRRNTMARHADNCAGPDGVEGENGGETKKSKRGRKRKMRSKKEDSSDSENAEPDLDDNEDDEEPAVEIEPEPEPQPVTPAPPPAKKRRGRPPGRTNQPKQNQPTAIIQVEDQNTGAIENIIVEVKKEPDAEPAEGEEEEAQPAATDAPNGDLTPEMILSMMDR, encoded by the exons atggaaggTGAGGCGGTCGAAGCCATTGTGGAAGAGTCTGAAACTTTCattaaaggaaaggagagaaagacttACCAGCGACGCCGGGAAGGTGGCCAGGAAGAAGATGCTTGCCACCTGCCCCAGAACCAGACAGATGGGGGTGAGGTGGTACAGGATGTCAACAGCAGTGTACAGATGGTAATGATGGAACAGCTGGATCCTACCCTTCTTCAAATGAAGACTGAAGTAATGGAGGGTACAGTGGCTCCCGAAGCGGAGGCTGCGGTGGATGATACACAAATCATAACCTTGCAAGTTGTAAATATGGAGGAACAGCCCATTAATATAGGAGAGCTTCAGCTTGTTCAAGTACCTGTTCCTGTGACTGTACCTGTTGCTACCACTTCAGTAGAAGAACTTCAGGGGGCTTATGAAAATGAAGTGTCTAAAGAGGGCCTTGCAGAAAGTGAACCCATGATATGTCACACATTACCTTTGCCTGAAGGGTTTCAGGTGGTAAAAGTGGGGGCCAATGGAGAGGTGGAGACACTAGAGCAAGGGGAACTTCCACCTCAGGAAGATCCAAGCTGGCAAAAAGACCCAGATTATCAGCCACcagccaaaaaaacaaagaaaaccaaaaagagcAAACTGCGTTATACAGAGGAGGGCAAAGATGTGGATGTGTCTGTTTATGATTTTGAAGAAGAACAGCAGGAAGGCCTGTTGTCAGAAGTTAATGCAGAGAAAGTGGTTGGTAATATGAAGCCTCCAAAgcccacaaaaattaaaaaaaaag GTGTAAAGAAGACATTCCAGTGTGAGCTGTGCAGTTACACATGTCCACGGCGTTCAAATTTGGATCGTCACATGAAAAGCCACACTGATGAGAGACCACATAAATGCCATCTCTGTGGAAGGGCATTCAGAACAGTCACCCTCCTGAGGAATCACCTTAATACACACACAG GTACTCGTCCTCACAAGTGCCCAGACTGCGACATGGCCTTTGTGACCAGTGGAGAATTAGTGCGGCATCGTCGTTATAAGCATACCCACGAGAAGCCATTTAAATGTTCCATGTGTGATTATGCCAGTGTAGAA GTCAGCAAATTAAAACGTCACATTCGCTCTCATACTGGAGAGCGCCCGTTCCAGTGCAGTTTGTGCAGTTATGCCAGCAGGGACACATACAAGCTGAAAAGACATATGAGAACACATTCAG GGGAAAAACCTTATGAATGTTATATTTGTCATGCACGGTTTACCCAAAGTGGTACCATGAAGATGCACATTTTACAGAAGCACACAGAAAATGTGGCCAAATTTCACTGTCCCCACTGTGACACTGTCATAGCCCGAAAAAGTGACTTGG GTGTTCACTTGCGGAAGCAGCATTCCTACATTGAGCAAGGCAAGAAATGCCGTTACTGCGATGCTGTGTTTCATGAGCGCTATGCTCTCATTCAGCATCAGAAATCACACAAGAACGAGAAGCGGTTTAAGTGTGACCAGTGTGATTATGCATGTAGACAG GAGAGGCACATGATCATGCACAAGCGCACCCACACTGGGGAAAAGCCTTACGCCTGCAGCCACTGCGACAAGACCTTCCGCCAGAAACAGCTCCTCGATATGCATTTTAAGCGCTACCATGACCCCAACTTTGTCCCTGCGGCCTTTGTGTGTTCTAAGTGTGGGAAAACATTTACTCGCCGG AATACCATGGCAAGACATGCTGATAATTGTGCTGGTCCAGATGGTGTagaaggagaaaatggaggagaaacaaagaagagtaaacgtggaagaaaaagaaagatgcgtTCTAAAAAAGAAGATTCCTCTGATAGTG AAAATGCTGAGCCAGATCTGGATGATAATGAGGATGATGAGGAACCTGCAGTAGAAATTGAACCAGAGCCAGAGCCTCAACCTGtgaccccagcccccccacctgcCAAGAAGCGGAGAGGAAGACCTCCTGGCAGAACCAACCAGCCCAAACAGAATCAGC